In one Zalophus californianus isolate mZalCal1 chromosome 10, mZalCal1.pri.v2, whole genome shotgun sequence genomic region, the following are encoded:
- the LMF1 gene encoding lipase maturation factor 1 isoform X4, which produces MLGAGLIKIRGDQCWRDLTCMDFHYETQPVPNPAAYFLHQSPWWVHRFETLSNHFLELVVPFFIFLGRRMCILHGALQILFQVVLIISGNLSFLNWLTMVPSVACFDDATLGFLFPSGPGGLKDRVLKLQEEAARGARPPLRYGCMVRRAVHMALGILVAWLSVPVVINLLSPTQIMNTSFNPLRIVNTYGAFGSITKERTEVILQGTASPNASTPDAVWEDYEFKCKPGDPGRRPCLISPYHHRLDWLMWFAAFQTYEHNEWIIHLAGRLLANDAMAVSLLALNPFEDRAPPRWVRGEHYRYKFSRPGGQHAAAGKWWVRKRIGPYFPPLSLRDLEDYFRSREWPYPELE; this is translated from the exons ACGCAGCCAGTGCCCAACCCTGCGGCCTACTTCCTGCACCAGTCCCCATGGTGGGTCCACCGCTTTGAGACGCTCAGCAACCACTTCCTGGAGCTTGTGgtgcccttcttcatcttccTCGGACGGCGGATGTGCATCCTCCACGGGGCCTTACAGATCCTGTTCCAG GTGGTCCTCATCATCAGCGGGAACCTGAGCTTCCTGAACTGGCTGACCATGGTGCCCAGCGTGGCCTGCTTTGATGACGCCACTTTGGGGTTCTTGTTTCCCTCCGGGCCCGGTGGCCTTAAGGACCGAGTCCTGAAGCTGCAGGAGGAGGCTGCCCGAGGGGCCCGGCCCCCCCTGCGATATG gCTGCATGGTGCGGCGGGCAGTGCACATGGCGCTGGGCATCCTGGTGGCCTGGCTCAGTGTCCCCGTGGTCATCAACCTGCTGAGTCCCACGCAGATCATGAACACCTCCTTCAACCCTCTCAGGATCGTCAACACATACGGCGCCTTTGGGAG CATCACCAAGGAGCGCACGGAAGTCATCCTGCAGGGCACAGCCAGCCCCAATGCCAGCACACCGGATGCCGTGTGGGAGGACTACGAGTTCAAGTGCAAGCCGGGTGACCCAGGGCGGCGGCCATGCCTCATCTCCCCCTACCACCACCGCCTGGACTGGCTCATGTGGTTCGCCGCCTTCCAG ACCTACGAGCACAACGAGTGGATCATCCACCTGGCAGGCAGGCTCCTGGCCAATGACGCCATGGCTGTGTCCCTACTGGCCCTCAACCCTTTCGAGGACAGGGCGCCCCCCAG GTGGGTCCGGGGTGAGCACTACAGGTACAAGTTCAGCCGCCCTGGGGGCCAGCACGCTGCTGCAGGCAAGTGGTGGGTCCGCAAGAGAATCGGCCCCTACTTCCCCCCACTCAGCCTCCGTGACCTAGAGGACTACTTTCGGTCACGGGAGTGGCCATACCCGGAACTGGAGTAG